The DNA segment GCAAGCACCCTCCCGAGGGCGGCCGGGCCCGGTAGGTCAGCGATGCTCGGGCCCCTCGTTCGAATCGTCCGGACGATGTATCCGCGGAGCAACGTTGCCGCGAGAACGAGCCTTTCCCGATCAGTCGATCGACACGACCTCGACGTCGAACTCGAGGGTCTCGCCTGCCAGCTCGTGGTTGAAGTCGATGCGGACGACCTCCTCGTCGACGTGGACGATCTCCCCGACCTGCTGCTGTTCGGTCTGGATCATCATCCCCTCCTCGGGGGTCTCACCGTCGAGCAGCCCTTCGAACTCCTCTCGGTCCTCCTCCATGATCCGGTCGTCGCTCTTCTCGCCGTAGCCCTTCTCCGGCGGCACGGTAATGGTCTCGGCGTCGCCCTCCTCCAGCCCCATGAGCCCCTCCTCGAACCCCTCGATGAGCTGTCCCGCACCGGGTTCGACCGTGATCGGTTCGAACTCCCGGTCGGGCTGTGCGTTGGCGAGGCCCGCCTCCTCGGCGACGCGCTCGCGTGAGGTGTCGAAGACCATCCCGTCCTCGTCGGTCAGTCGTCCGGTGTACTCGATCGTCGCCTGATCGCCAGGTTCGATACCCATGCGAGGAGGTGCGCCGCCAGCGGGAAAAGGCCATAGATTCGAGCGTCGCTCTCGCCCTCGATTCTGACGCGTTGGCGAGCGCGGTTTCGAACGCCGGGCTTCACTTGACGACGGTGACCGGAACGGGCGAGCGTCTCGTCACCGCCTCGGCCACGCTCCCCAGCAGTGCCCTCGAGATCCCCGATCTGCCGCGGCTTCCCATGACGATCTGATCGACGTCATGCTCCTTTGCGTAGGCCAGGATCTCGTGTCGCGCGTTTCCGAACGCGGTTTCCGTCGCGATCGACGCTCCGTGGCGCTCCGCGATCTCCGTCGCGATCTCGAAGAGCTCCTCGGCCCGCTCCTCGCCCGTTTCCACGACGTGGCGGTAGCTCATCTCGCCCTCGGCGCCGTAGTAGGTGTTCGGGTTGATCACGTGGAGGACCGTTATCTCGGCGTCCGGGAACGTCGAAACCGCGTGCTCGACCGCCCGCTCCGACTCCTCGGACTGTGTCATCGCGACGAGTACTCGTCGTGTCATGCCTCCGGATACACGACCCGGTCGCTAATCGTTTTTCCCGAGTTCGGTGCGCTTCGAGACGACATACGGAAGTCGTCGGTGGCGAAACGGTCGATGGATGAGGGGCGAGCTACGGCCGTGATCGACGTCGTCGCCGGCCTGCTCGAGCGCGCCGGGATCATCGACGCCGAGCGGTTCCACCCGACCAAGGACCTCGCCTGGCCCCGGATCGTC comes from the Halalkalicoccus sp. CG83 genome and includes:
- a CDS encoding FKBP-type peptidyl-prolyl cis-trans isomerase; translated protein: MGIEPGDQATIEYTGRLTDEDGMVFDTSRERVAEEAGLANAQPDREFEPITVEPGAGQLIEGFEEGLMGLEEGDAETITVPPEKGYGEKSDDRIMEEDREEFEGLLDGETPEEGMMIQTEQQQVGEIVHVDEEVVRIDFNHELAGETLEFDVEVVSID
- a CDS encoding universal stress protein; translation: MTRRVLVAMTQSEESERAVEHAVSTFPDAEITVLHVINPNTYYGAEGEMSYRHVVETGEERAEELFEIATEIAERHGASIATETAFGNARHEILAYAKEHDVDQIVMGSRGRSGISRALLGSVAEAVTRRSPVPVTVVK